ACCTGATCGACATTTTTGCCCATGGCGAACTTGGTGCGGTTCGATACCCGGAAGATATGGGTATCAACAGCAATGGTCGGCCAGCCAAAGGCCGTATTGAGCACGACATTGGCTGTCTTGCGGCCAACGCCCGGTAAGGCCTCCAGTGCCTCGCGACTTTCAGGAACTTCGCCACCGTGTTTCTCCAGCAAGATTTTACAGGTCTTGATGACATTCTCAGCCTTGGAGTTAAACAAGCCGATGGTTTTGATATATTCCTTGACGCCGTCTACACCGAGGTCGAACATGGCCTGCGGGGTATTGGCAACAGGGTAGAGCTTGTCAGTAGCCTTATTGACACTGACATCGGTTGCTTGGGCAGAGAGCAATACTGCGATTAGCAACTCGAACGGGGTGCTCCAGTTCAGTTCGGTCTCGGGGTGGGGGTTCTCCGCACGTAAACGTTCCAGGATCTGGACGCGTTTTTGATTATTCATATTAACTTCCAGCGATATAGCCAACATTGTTCTGCCGGTGATCCCTCACCAGCAGTTTAGGATTAATTTGTTGTCGTGACGCGGGCACGCTCGATAACAGGTTTGTCCTGTGCCTTGGCGGCTTTCTGCTCACGCTTGTTATCAATAGCATTTTTCAGGGCAATCATAAAGCCTACCCCGATGAAAGCGCCCGGTGGCAGGATGGCCAGCAAGAAACTGCTGTCAAAACTGAAGACTTCGATACGCAGCGATGCTGCCCAGCTACCAAGCAGGCGGTCTGCGCCATCAAATAGCGTACCGTTGCCCAGGATTTCTCGCATGGCGCCCAGTACCACCAAAGCGGCGGTCATACCTAGCCCCATCCATAATCCGTCCAATAGGGCTGGAACAGGATCATTTTTAGAGGCAAAGGCTTCAGCACGGCCGATAATGATACAGTTGGTAACGATCAACGGGATGAAGATACCCAGCGATTGATACAAGCCATAGGTAAACGCATTCATCAGCAATTGCACGCAAGTTACCAAGGAGGCAATGATCATCACGAACACCGGAATACGAATTTCTGATGGTACCCACTGCCTAACCAAAGAGACGATCAGGTTCGAGCCAACCAGTACTGCCGTTGTCGCCAGGCCCAGGCCAAGGGCATTGGTCACTGTGGCTGATACGGCGAGAAGCGGACACAGTCCCAGCAATTGGACAATTGCCGGATTATTGTTCCACAAGCCATTTTTCATCAGTTCTTTATTCATCATCTTCACTCACCCTGACAGTTCAGTGGCTGTTCGAATAGGTCTTGCTGGTTCGCCTGGTAATACAATGATACGTTTTTGACCGCACCCACTACCGCTCGTGGGGTAATGGTCGCACCGGTAAACTGATCAAACTCGCCACCGTCTTTGCGTACCGCCCAGCGGGTATCTTTTTCGTTGTCGACACGTTTGCCAGTGAAGCTGTAAATCCAGTCGCTGATCCTGGTTTCGATTTTATCACCCAGCCCCGGGGTCTCATTGTGGCTAAGGATGCGAACACCGGTCACGGTACCTTCAAGATCGAGTCCGACGATAAGTTTGATGGCACCGCTGTAGCCATCAGGTGCGATAGTCTCAATAGCCATACCGACTTTCTGACCATCTTTCTCTGCGATATATGCCGGCATAGGGCTTTCGGTACCCAAATATTGTTCGCTGGTCAGCAAAGTACAACTTTTATATAGCTCATTATCATGGCTTTCCGCTGGGATCACCTGGTTAAGTACCTTAAGCAGTTCTTGCTGCTGCTGTTGCTCGATTCGCCCGGCGGTTAGCAGGTTGGTGACCGATACCAAGCTGGTAGCTAGGATGGCAAAAATTGCCAGGATGCCACCATTTTTTTTCATTGCGTTAATCATGGTGGTTTCCTCAGTGGCCAAACGTGCGTGGTCGGGTGTAGTAGTCAATCAGCGGTACGCACATGTTGGCCAGCAGGACACTGAAAGCGACGCCGTCAGGGAAGCCACCGAAGGTGCGGATCAAGAACACCAGCACGCCGATCAATGCGCCGAAGATCAAGCGGCCTTTAACTGTGGTCGAGGCTGATACGGGATCGGTCGCAATAAAGAAGGCACCCAGCATGGTGGCTCCCGAGAACAGGTGGAACAGCGGCGAAGCGGTGTTATCCGGGCTGATCATAAACGCGATAGTGCTGATGACGAACAGCGCGCCGAGCATACCTGCTGGAATATGCCACTGGATCACGCGCATTTTCAGCATGAGCAGACCACCCAACAAAAAACCGAGGTTAACCCACTCCCAGCCAATTCCGCCAATCAGGCCAAACACTGGGCCAGAGAGGATCTCTGTAGCGGTATGGCCTGTGGTCAACGATGTTTTCAGCGTATCGAGCGGCGTTGCCATTGTTATACCATCGACCGACATACGTAGCTGGTGGACGCTGAATCCATCAGGAGTGAAGCCTGTCAGGATCGCGCTGACACTATCCATCAAAGTAACAGGCTCAGCAGCCAATGACTGCGGTGGTAACCAGGTGGTCATTTGCAGTGGGAATGAGATCAGCAGAACCACATAGGCCACCATGGCTGGATTGAACAGGTTTTGTCCCAATCCACCGTACAGGTGTTTAGCAATAACAATGGCAAATAGGCAACCAATAACACTGATCCACCAAGGTGCTAGAGGTGGAATGGAGAGGCCAATCAACACTCCTGTTAGCAGCGCGCTGTTATCACGCAGGTAGGGTACCAAAGGACGCTGGCGCAGTTTCAAAATCACAGCTTCGGTGGCGACGCACAGTGTTGCTGCTAGGGCGATTTGGATAAGGACGCCCCAGCCAGAGAAGTACCATTGGGCGCTGACACCCAAGGCGGTACAAAGGATAACAGTGCGCATCAAGCTGCTGGTGCTTCGGCGACTGTGGGCATGGGGGGAGCTTGCAATATTAAAAGCCACAGTTAGTTTTCCTCATTTTTTTCTTGTGCTTCTTTCGCGGCTTTGCGTGCCTTGGCGCGGGCGACGGCAGCTGCGACAGCGGCTTTTTTCGGATCAATTTCAGCCTCTGGTGCCGATTCTTCCTGTTTGGCATCTTCAGCAGCAGCTTCGGTTTGCGCCTGCTGAGCCGCCTTGCGTGCCTTGGCTCGAGCAATCGCAGCAGTGACAGCGGCTTTCTTCGGATCAACCTCAGCATCTGGTTCCGGTTGTTCCGGTTTGGCATCTTCAGCAGCTTCGGTTTGTGCCTGTTGTACAGCCTTGCGCGCTTTGGCGCGGGCGACGGCAGCAGCGACAGCGGCTTTCTTCGGATCAACCTCAGCATCTGGTGCCGGTTGATCCGGTTTGGCATCTTCAGCAGCTTCGGTTTGCGCCTGCTGCGCCTGCTGCGCCTGCTGCGCCTTGCGGGCCTTGGCACGGGCGACGGCAGCAGCGACAGCGGCTTTCTTTGGATCAATTTCAGCGTCGCCAGTTTGCTCTGGCTTGGCTTCTTTAGCAGGTGACTCCGCTTGTGCTTGCTGGGCCGCCTTGCGCGCTTTGGCGCGGGCGACGGCAGCAGCCACAGCCGCTTTTTTCGGATCCGTATCTGCTTGTGTGGTTTCAGCCGGTTGCTCAGGTTCACCGCCTGATTCCTGTGCGGCTTTACGCGCTTTGGCACGAGCTATAGCGGATGCAACCGCTGCTTTCTTCGGATCGGATGTTGCACTTGCAGATTGCTCTTTCGTTGACTCTGGCTGTGCATCAGCTTGTTGAGCTGCCTTGCGGGCCTTGGCGCGGGCAATCGCAGCAGCAACCGCATCCTTCTTGCTATCAGCGCTTTGCTCTGATGAGTTTTCTGCCGTGTCAGTCGATTTAGCTTCTTCTGCTAATTTTGCAGCCTTGCGCTCACGGGCTTGACGCTTACGTTCTTCACGCAGTTTTGCCATCTCACTGTTGTCAGGGACCGCACTGCTGATCTTGGGTACTGCATTACCGGCGTTAGCGGCTTCTGCCTGCTTGGCTTTAGCACGCGCAATGGCAGCTGCAACGGCTGGCTTCTTCTCCGCGCCTTCAGTAGTTGCAGCGGCTTGCTTAGCTTTGACGCGTGCAATAGCCGCAGCGACTGCGTCGTCGCCACCTTTCGCGGCCATATCTTTGCGACGGTCTTCAGCCGCCTTCTTGAAGCGGTTTTCACGCGCCGCTTTTTCACGTTCGAAGCGCGCTTGCTTGGCTTCGAAGCGCTGTTTTGCGCGCTCGGCATTAGCGGTCTCTTGCTGGTTGGCCCAAATCTCGGCCTTAGCCTTGCGGTAGTAGTTAACCAGCGGAATTTCACTTGGGCAAACATAGGCACAGGCACCACATTCGATGCAGTCGAACAGGTTGTATTCTTCACATTTGTCGTAGTCCTTGTCCTTGGCATACCACTGTAGCTGCTGGGGTAGCAACGATGTTGGGCAAGCGTCGGCACAGGCACTACAGCGGATACATGCCATTTCGTGAGTATGCAGCGGTAGCTCACGACGTTTGGGCGTCAGGATACAGTTGGTGATCTTGGTGATAGGTACATTCGGATGCGGCAAAGTAAAGCCCATCAATGAGCCACCAATAATCACGCGCGGGTATTTTCGATCCGGCTTATACCCGTAGTTATCGAGCAGGTAGGAAATCGGCGTTCCCAAGCGGGCAAATACGTTACCACGCTGCTTGAATGCTTCGCCGGTCAGGGTGACAACACGTTCGATCAAGGGCTCGCCATCAATAATGGCCCGCTTGACCGCAAAGGCGGTACCGACGTTCTGCACCACGACACCCACTGCGGAAGAACGTGCTTGGCTTGGTACTTCACGTCCTGTCAGGATTTTCACCAACTGTTTGGAGCTGCCCGAAGGGTACTTGGTGGGTATTACCCGGATGATAATGTTGTCTTCCGGCGAAACACATTTCTCCAGTGCCTTGATTGCATCTGGTTTGTTATCTTCGATACCGATCAGCGTCAGCTTGGGTTTGACGATATGACGGAGGATCCGCACCCCTTCGATCACTTCTTCGGCATAGTCCTGCATCAGACGATCGTCGGCGGTGATATAAGGTTCACACTCTGCCGCATTGATGATCAGAATATCGGCCAAGCCCAAGCTGCCCTGCAGCTTACGACCTGTCGGGAACCCTGCGCCACCAAGACCGGCAATGCCGCTCAGGCGGATCGCATCGATCAGCTCAGCGGGCTCAAGAGATTGGTAATCGGCAATTTTGTGCTGAGAGCCCCACAGATCTTCGCCGTCACTCTTGATCACAATACTCAGATCGCTGAGACCTGAAGGGTGCGCCGTGGTTCGTTGTTCTATTGCCGTCACGGTGCCGGATGTCGGGGCGTGGATCGGCACGCACATGCTCATATCACTTTTGGTCAGCGGTTGGCCTTTGAGAACGTGATCACCAACATTGACTAATATTTCACCTTTGGTACCGATGTGCTGCTTGAGTGGCAGTACCAATTCATCCGGAACCCCAGCACGAGTGATTGCCGTGCGGTTAGACAGGGTTTTATTTTCGGCAGGGTGGATACCGCCTGGGAAGTCCCACAGCTGACCTTGTTTGATTTGTTCAATAATAGACAGCATGTTACTTCACCGTGCTTTCATTGTTATCTGCTGGAAGGTTTACAACCGGGATCTGGTTCAAGTCCCATGTCCAGCTCTCAGGCGTTGTTTCTACCGGGATCATTTCAATACAGTCGGTCGGGCATGGAGCGACACACAAATCACAGCCGGTACATTCATCCTTGATGACGGTATGGAGGGCCTTGGTACCGCCGACAATCGCATCGACAGGGCAAGCCTGGATGCACTTGGTACAGCCGATACACATGTCTTCATGGATGAAGGCGACTTTCTTGATGGTTTTATCGACATCGTGGGCCGATTCCTGCACCTCAACACCCATCAAATCTGCCAGTTTTTCGATGGCCTGCTGGCCGCCAGGGGGACATTTGTTGATGTCGTCGCCATTGGCGATGGCCTCGGCATAGGGACGGCACCCTGGATAGCCGCACTGGCCACATTGGGTTTGCGGCAAGATAGCATCAATTTGTTCGACGATCGGATCCGCTTCAACCTTGAACCGGATAGAGGCATACCCCAATACCAGGCCAAAAATTGCTGCCAGGGCTGCAATGGCTATCACAGCAATGATTAATCCACTCATGTTACAGTTTCACCAATCCAGTAAAGCCCATAAAGGCAAGTGACATCAGTCCTGCAGTGATCATGGCAATAGAAGCACCTTTGAACGGGGCGGGTACATCCGCTGCGGCGATACGCTCGCGCATCGAAGCGAAAAGAATAAGGACCAGAGAAAAACCGGCAGCAGCACCAAAACCATAGACGACCGACTCAATAAAATTGTGGCGTTCGTTAATGTTTAGCAGGGCAACCCCCAGTACGGCACAGTTTGATGTGATCAGTGGGAGGAAAATGCCCAGAAGGCGGTAAAGTGTCGGGCTTGTTTTGTGAACCACCATTTCTGTGAACTGTACAACGACCGCAATCACCAGGATAAAGCTCAGCGTTCTGAGATATTGGATGCCTAGTGGTACCAGAATGTAGGTTTCGACTAAGTAAGCACATACTGACGCCAGAGTCAGCACAAAGGTGGTAGCAAGCCCCATCCCGATGGCAGTCTCCAGTTTTTTGGAAACCCCCATGAAGGGACAAAGTCCTAAAAATTTAACCAGTACAAAGTTGTTGACCAACACTGTACCTACGAGAAGGAGTAGGTATTCAGTCATACCGCCGTAATACTATTTGCAAAAGATCCTTATATTATCTTCCTTTGTCGCACCTATAACAACTCCCTAGGAGCAGGGTTTTTCCACTTCGACGACCTTTTCGCCATTCATTGCGGCAAAGTTAATGCGACATTATGTGCTGTTAACATTTAAGCCCGATCTTTCTATGTCACTACAACATCCGCTGAGGCCATGCTACTTGTGGTAAAAAACACGGTTGTTTACAACAATAAACATCTTCAGTTCCAGAGTAGTCTGTTTTTTGACCAGGCTTGTAACAGAAGGCGAAAGAAAGTTCGGCGAGGTTTTTTTTGCAGAAAAAAAGCTTGATTTCCTTCAGCCCTGACGGCTCAAGGGTTTAGCCCACTTATCCACGGAAACTGTGGATAACTGTGTTGATGGATGTTTGGAAACTAGGGCTTGAGGTTATCTCTGTGTCGTTGCGGTTAAAATGTGAGCAGGATCAGATATGCAATAAACCACTGTTATAGGTGGAGTCACGGAGGGTAACGATGTGCTTGTGGAGAAAGCTAGAGTGATTACTTTACGGAATTTTTGGATGCAACAACGCTGTGAATTGATATAAATCAAAACTTGGATAAGTTGTGGAAAGTTTCCTCAAAAGCATATTTTGAAGATAACGAAAGGGGTAAAGCTGACTGGTGGGTAAACAGCACTGTGCTGCAGCGTGGGCGGTGATAATACGGCGTTAGACGGATACCGTCAAGGAAAAAGACGCAGATGTTTGGCAGAAAGTACCACTCCAGTCAGTGAGGGGCTGGAGTGGTACCACGGGGTTATGGCGCTAGCTGGCAGCCCTTATCTGATAGTGAGTTTAGATATACCACTTCTCCCTGTGGCTCGTAATCAGCGGCATTGATAACCTGTTTGGTCTCAAAGAAGCGCTTCAGTTCATCTGCGTCAACTTTACCGGTATCGATGAAGTCAAGGATTGGGTAATTGTCGCCCCCGTTGGCATTAAAGCTTGGTATGGTGAAAATGTAGCTATCTTCAGGGCTATAGTCTTTATCTCCCAGTGAGTTGATAGCAACCGTACCGGCTGCGCAGTCAACAGCCATATTGACCCCAGAGAATTGTGCATAGGCACCAGATTCGATCTGCTTGGTGGCGACATCGCCAAGGTATTCGGCGATTGCCGCGCCTGACATCTCGACACGGCCAATAGTATTACCGAATGGCTGCACGATTAAGACATCGCGGTAGGACACGTCATAGCCACTAATACCTTCGGCATTGATGGAGTCACGAACTCCACCAGAGTTCATGACGCCGAAGTCGGCGTTTGGCACCGCTTCGGTTTGGGCTGCAGCAATCAGGCGGCCAAGATTGGTTTGCTGCGAGCGCACAACGCTCCTGTCGCCTTCAAGCTTACCGTTGAGGGTGGCGATGATATTGCCAAGGGCCTCGTCACCTTTGTTCTGGAACTCTTCGAGGATAGAGTAGAGGGCGGGATCTTTCTCGATTTCCTCACCAATAAAGACCTTGTCGCCGTCTTCATTCTCTTCTTTTAGGTTCACCGGGATGAGCTCATAGCTGACGAGCTTTAATTCATCGCCGCGAAACTCAAAGTCTGCACGGCCAACATATTTGCCCCATTCATGGGCTTGCATAATGTAGGTCCCGTTTTGCTGGTCGGGAACACACTCGTCGCCGGGCTTAAAGTCCGTATTGTAATTGTTTGTGCCAGGCTCCATGCACACCGGGTTTTGCGAGTGCCCGCCGATGATGGCATCTAATTTGCCAGGTGCCAGTGAGCGTGCAAGAGTGACATCGCCTGGGGCGTTGCTCCCATTATTGCCATCTTCGTAGTGGCCCATATGGGTGGTGGCGAGGATAACATCAACGCTTTCGTTAGCTTCGATTTCAGCGATGACTTTTGCGGCTTCTTCTGCGGTGTTGCGAAACTCAAGATCAGAGACATACTCAGGGTTACCTATCCGACCGGTATCTTCGGTCGTTAGCCCGATCACGGCAATCTTTACCCCATTGACATTAAAAATTTCATAGGGCTTGAACAATCGCTCGCCAGTGTCTTTCTTGTAGATGTTGGCAGAGAGCATGGGGAAAGATGCCCAGGCTTGCTGTTTTTCCAGAACCTCACGAGGGTTATCAAATTCATGATTGCCGACCGCCATGGCATCGTAACGGATGTGGCTCATACCGACGAAATCCGGCTCGGCATCGAGCAAGTCAGATTCGGGTACACCGGTATTGATATCGCCCCCGGAAAGCAGCAACACTTCGCCGCCGTTCGCCGCTACTTGCTCACGAAGACGGTTAATCAAGGTTTGCCGTGCGGCCATGCCATATTCGCCATCGGAGTTATGCCAGAAACGTCCATGGTTATCATTAGTGTGTAAGACCGTGAATTTTAACGTTTCATCACTATCGCTGGAGCAGCCTGCCAGTGACAGAAGAAGTGATGCTGATATTGCGGTTTTAATTAAGTTCTTTTTGCGGATAAATTTCATAATAGTCTTGCCGTATGCTGAATTTATTGAGTGAAAGCTTCTATGGTTCTTTTCATGCATAGAGGAAAGACAAAATTAGGGATTTATTGTTTAAAAACAACGGTAAGATCATTCGAGTATGGGCAGGATCACTGCGTCGGCTTAAATTACTGTCAATATTGTAATTAGCATCCATAAAACAACATTTTATGTTACCTATCAGTGTATTATTTAAACCGAATGCCAATAGTGTGATGGTGACTGTAGAATGTTATACAGTATTCAGGATAGGCCGTCGGTAAATACCCAGGGGGAATACCCGCTGGTTATTGCACCGTGCGTGTCTGTGTTTTATATCATGGGTGAGGGCTGACATCATACCCTTGCCGATATGGGGCAGAAAATGGCTTATTATTGACATGCTCGTTAGCTGCTGCACAATGTCATACACACTGATCATATAGCCAGTATGGAATCATGATGGACAAGTCTAGTTCTAAAACCTTTAAACTCTCTTCTCGCTATTCCCCTTCCGGTGATCAGCCGACGGCTATCAACCAGTTGCTTGAAGGGCTGGAAGCCGGCCTTGCTCATCAGACCCTGCTGGGGGCGACGGGGACAGGTAAAACTTTTACGGTGGCCAATGTGATTGCCGAGTCAGATAGACCAACGCTGATTCTGGCACCGAACAAAACCTTGGCAGCACAATTGTACGGTGAGATGAAAGAGTTCTTCCCGGACAATGCGGTTGAGTATTTTGTTTCCTACTACGATTACTACCAGCCGGAAGCTTACGTCCCGACGACAGATACCTTTATCGAAAAAGATGCGTCAGTCAATGCGCATATCGAACAGATGAGGCTGTCTGCCACCAAAGCGC
This Photobacterium gaetbulicola Gung47 DNA region includes the following protein-coding sequences:
- a CDS encoding putative endonuclease III (COG0177), with product MLAISLEVNMNNQKRVQILERLRAENPHPETELNWSTPFELLIAVLLSAQATDVSVNKATDKLYPVANTPQAMFDLGVDGVKEYIKTIGLFNSKAENVIKTCKILLEKHGGEVPESREALEALPGVGRKTANVVLNTAFGWPTIAVDTHIFRVSNRTKFAMGKNVDQVEEKLLKVVPKEFKVDVHHWLILHGRYTCVARKPRCGSCIIEDLCEYKEKTEL
- a CDS encoding electron transport complex RsxE subunit (COG4660); the protein is MMNKELMKNGLWNNNPAIVQLLGLCPLLAVSATVTNALGLGLATTAVLVGSNLIVSLVRQWVPSEIRIPVFVMIIASLVTCVQLLMNAFTYGLYQSLGIFIPLIVTNCIIIGRAEAFASKNDPVPALLDGLWMGLGMTAALVVLGAMREILGNGTLFDGADRLLGSWAASLRIEVFSFDSSFLLAILPPGAFIGVGFMIALKNAIDNKREQKAAKAQDKPVIERARVTTTN
- a CDS encoding electron transport complex protein RnfG (COG4659), translating into MINAMKKNGGILAIFAILATSLVSVTNLLTAGRIEQQQQQELLKVLNQVIPAESHDNELYKSCTLLTSEQYLGTESPMPAYIAEKDGQKVGMAIETIAPDGYSGAIKLIVGLDLEGTVTGVRILSHNETPGLGDKIETRISDWIYSFTGKRVDNEKDTRWAVRKDGGEFDQFTGATITPRAVVGAVKNVSLYYQANQQDLFEQPLNCQGE
- a CDS encoding putative RnfD-related protein (COG4658): MAFNIASSPHAHSRRSTSSLMRTVILCTALGVSAQWYFSGWGVLIQIALAATLCVATEAVILKLRQRPLVPYLRDNSALLTGVLIGLSIPPLAPWWISVIGCLFAIVIAKHLYGGLGQNLFNPAMVAYVVLLISFPLQMTTWLPPQSLAAEPVTLMDSVSAILTGFTPDGFSVHQLRMSVDGITMATPLDTLKTSLTTGHTATEILSGPVFGLIGGIGWEWVNLGFLLGGLLMLKMRVIQWHIPAGMLGALFVISTIAFMISPDNTASPLFHLFSGATMLGAFFIATDPVSASTTVKGRLIFGALIGVLVFLIRTFGGFPDGVAFSVLLANMCVPLIDYYTRPRTFGH
- a CDS encoding electron transport complex protein RnfC (COG4656), producing the protein MLSIIEQIKQGQLWDFPGGIHPAENKTLSNRTAITRAGVPDELVLPLKQHIGTKGEILVNVGDHVLKGQPLTKSDMSMCVPIHAPTSGTVTAIEQRTTAHPSGLSDLSIVIKSDGEDLWGSQHKIADYQSLEPAELIDAIRLSGIAGLGGAGFPTGRKLQGSLGLADILIINAAECEPYITADDRLMQDYAEEVIEGVRILRHIVKPKLTLIGIEDNKPDAIKALEKCVSPEDNIIIRVIPTKYPSGSSKQLVKILTGREVPSQARSSAVGVVVQNVGTAFAVKRAIIDGEPLIERVVTLTGEAFKQRGNVFARLGTPISYLLDNYGYKPDRKYPRVIIGGSLMGFTLPHPNVPITKITNCILTPKRRELPLHTHEMACIRCSACADACPTSLLPQQLQWYAKDKDYDKCEEYNLFDCIECGACAYVCPSEIPLVNYYRKAKAEIWANQQETANAERAKQRFEAKQARFEREKAARENRFKKAAEDRRKDMAAKGGDDAVAAAIARVKAKQAAATTEGAEKKPAVAAAIARAKAKQAEAANAGNAVPKISSAVPDNSEMAKLREERKRQARERKAAKLAEEAKSTDTAENSSEQSADSKKDAVAAAIARAKARKAAQQADAQPESTKEQSASATSDPKKAAVASAIARAKARKAAQESGGEPEQPAETTQADTDPKKAAVAAAVARAKARKAAQQAQAESPAKEAKPEQTGDAEIDPKKAAVAAAVARAKARKAQQAQQAQQAQTEAAEDAKPDQPAPDAEVDPKKAAVAAAVARAKARKAVQQAQTEAAEDAKPEQPEPDAEVDPKKAAVTAAIARAKARKAAQQAQTEAAAEDAKQEESAPEAEIDPKKAAVAAAVARAKARKAAKEAQEKNEEN
- a CDS encoding electron transport complex protein RnfB (COG2878), whose product is MSGLIIAVIAIAALAAIFGLVLGYASIRFKVEADPIVEQIDAILPQTQCGQCGYPGCRPYAEAIANGDDINKCPPGGQQAIEKLADLMGVEVQESAHDVDKTIKKVAFIHEDMCIGCTKCIQACPVDAIVGGTKALHTVIKDECTGCDLCVAPCPTDCIEMIPVETTPESWTWDLNQIPVVNLPADNNESTVK
- a CDS encoding RnfA-related protein (COG4657), whose protein sequence is MTEYLLLLVGTVLVNNFVLVKFLGLCPFMGVSKKLETAIGMGLATTFVLTLASVCAYLVETYILVPLGIQYLRTLSFILVIAVVVQFTEMVVHKTSPTLYRLLGIFLPLITSNCAVLGVALLNINERHNFIESVVYGFGAAAGFSLVLILFASMRERIAAADVPAPFKGASIAMITAGLMSLAFMGFTGLVKL
- a CDS encoding bifunctional UDP-sugar hydrolase/5'-nucleotidase periplasmic precursor (COG0737), which codes for MHEKNHRSFHSINSAYGKTIMKFIRKKNLIKTAISASLLLSLAGCSSDSDETLKFTVLHTNDNHGRFWHNSDGEYGMAARQTLINRLREQVAANGGEVLLLSGGDINTGVPESDLLDAEPDFVGMSHIRYDAMAVGNHEFDNPREVLEKQQAWASFPMLSANIYKKDTGERLFKPYEIFNVNGVKIAVIGLTTEDTGRIGNPEYVSDLEFRNTAEEAAKVIAEIEANESVDVILATTHMGHYEDGNNGSNAPGDVTLARSLAPGKLDAIIGGHSQNPVCMEPGTNNYNTDFKPGDECVPDQQNGTYIMQAHEWGKYVGRADFEFRGDELKLVSYELIPVNLKEENEDGDKVFIGEEIEKDPALYSILEEFQNKGDEALGNIIATLNGKLEGDRSVVRSQQTNLGRLIAAAQTEAVPNADFGVMNSGGVRDSINAEGISGYDVSYRDVLIVQPFGNTIGRVEMSGAAIAEYLGDVATKQIESGAYAQFSGVNMAVDCAAGTVAINSLGDKDYSPEDSYIFTIPSFNANGGDNYPILDFIDTGKVDADELKRFFETKQVINAADYEPQGEVVYLNSLSDKGCQLAP